One genomic region from Cytophagia bacterium CHB2 encodes:
- a CDS encoding FAD-binding oxidoreductase: MSPLPNLESELRRKIKGDILFDDVARYLYSTDASLYQIQPVGVVIPRDKDDVIQAMRTAAKYGVAILPRGGGTSLAGQTVGHALVIDCSKYMTALLEVNAQERWVRVEPGIVRDELNRKIKATGLHFTPDVATSSRAAVGGMIANNSAGTHSIVYGKTVDQVISLRALLADGEEVEFRELTPEE; this comes from the coding sequence ATGTCCCCCCTCCCCAACCTCGAAAGCGAACTGCGGCGTAAAATCAAAGGTGACATTCTTTTTGATGACGTGGCGCGCTATCTCTACAGCACCGATGCCAGTTTATACCAAATTCAACCTGTCGGCGTGGTAATACCGCGCGACAAAGACGATGTGATTCAGGCGATGCGCACCGCCGCAAAATACGGCGTTGCGATTTTGCCGCGCGGCGGCGGCACGAGCCTGGCCGGTCAAACGGTCGGCCACGCCCTGGTCATCGATTGTTCCAAATATATGACGGCGCTGCTCGAAGTCAACGCCCAGGAACGCTGGGTGCGCGTTGAGCCCGGCATCGTGCGCGACGAGCTGAATCGCAAAATCAAGGCGACCGGCTTGCATTTCACCCCGGACGTTGCCACCTCCAGCCGTGCGGCAGTCGGCGGCATGATTGCCAACAATTCCGCGGGCACACATTCAATTGTTTACGGCAAGACGGTTGATCAAGTCATCTCGTTGCGCGCGCTGCTCGCCGACGGCGAGGAAGTCGAATTCCGCGAATTGACGCCGGAAGAAT